Proteins from one Sander lucioperca isolate FBNREF2018 chromosome 16, SLUC_FBN_1.2, whole genome shotgun sequence genomic window:
- the LOC116047352 gene encoding myocyte-specific enhancer factor 2D homolog isoform X1, with the protein MPFLFFFLCLVSLFTTFSQVTFTKRKFGLMKKAYELSVLCDCEIALIIFNHANKLFQYASTDMDKVLLKYTEYNEPHESRTNADIIETLRKKGFNGCDSPEPDGEDSIDQSPLNDDKYRKTTEDLDVLFKRYGQSTAPPQTFSMPVTVQASNQSTLQFSNPGNALVTTSYVTSSSLTDTHLLSPQQPALQRNTLSPGLPQRPASAGALLGGELNNSNGGCPSPVPNGYTSARASPGLLTVSNGNSLGKVVPAKSPPPPPSPQMVNSRKPDLRVITSQGGKSLMQMTEDELELVNENAQRLAAGTQVAQSLTTPVVSVATPSLLAQGLPFSAMPTAYNTEYQLTSADITALHALASPGGLLPTSVSTWQQQQAVSQQQQQQAQQQQQQQQQQQQQQQQQQHQQQQQLSLASLSNLVMWGLDKQSSELSSQVSSLAANLSVGSPSNLLLGRDEWLGRSVTHIPQSAMLTVNTNTSVSIKSEPISPGRDRSTPCPPPSSTTPSSTSGGAILTAPPQYPGSLLCLEPPTGRSPADSVSSNASSFEGSDRDDTGAAGGGGAGGVGSGGGSAAGATGSASAGSRPDFSPSAEHLRASNEPEQEGGNIKRMRLDAWVT; encoded by the exons atgccttttttgtttttttttctctgcctcGTTTCCCTCTTCACAACTTTCTCTCAGGTGACATTCACAAAGCGAAAGTTTGGCTTGATGAAGAAAGCCTACGAGCTGAGTGTATTGTGTGACTGCGAGATCGCTCTGATCATCTTCAACCACGCGAACAAGCTATTCCAGTATGCCAGTACTGACATGGACAAGGTCTTGCTCAAATACACAGAGTACAACGAGCCTCACGAGAGCCGAACCAATGCAGACATTATTGAG ACTTTGAGAAAGAAAGGCTTCAACGGTTGTGACAGTCCAGAGCCGGATGGTGAAGACTCTATCGACCAAAGTCCCCTTAATGATGACAAATACCGTAAGACCACAGAGGACCTAGATGTTCTCTTCAAACGCTACGGA cagtcGACAGCTCCGCCCCAGACGTTCTCCATGCCAGTCACAGTCCAGGCGTCTAATCAAAGCACACTGCAGTTCAGTAACCCTGGCAACGCACTGGTAACTACCTCCTATGTAACATCATCATCGCTCACGGATACCCACCTCCTGTCGCCACAGCAACCGGCTCTTCAGAGAAATACGCTGTCTCCTGGATTGCCACAGCGACCAGCCAGTGCAG GAGCTCTTCTTGGAGGCGAGCTGAATAATTCAAATGGAGGATGCCCAAGTCCAGTCC CTAATGGATACACCAGTGCCAGGGCCTCCCCAGGCCTACTCACCGTTTCCAACGGCAACAGTCTAGGGAAAGTAGTTCCGGCCAAGTCTCCACCCCCACCTCCAAGCCCCCAGATGGTCAACAGCCGCAAGCCAGACCTCCGAGTCATCACCTCACAGGGCGGAAAAAGCCTCATGCAGATG ACAGAGGATGAGCTGGAATTGGTAAACGAG AACGCCCAGCGGCTGGCAGCAGGAACCCAGGTGGCACAAAGCCTGACCACACCGGTGGTCTCTGTGGCCACGCCGAGCCTCCTGGCACAGGGGCTGCCCTTCTCCGCCATGCCCACTGCGTACAACACAG AGTACCAGCTGACCAGTGCAGACATCACTGCTTTACACGCTCTGGCATCACCTGGCGGCTTGTTGCCAACCAGTGTGTCCACATGGCAACAGCAGCAGGCtgtttcccagcagcagcaacaacaggcacagcagcagcagcagcaacaacaacaacaacaacaacaacaacagcagcagcagcaccaacaacaacaacaacttagTCTTGCATCGCTTAGCAACTTGGT CATGTGGGGCCTGGACAAACAGAGCAGTGAGCTGTCTAGCCAGGTGTCCAGTCTGGCTGCCAATCTGAG TGTTGGCTCTCCGTCCAACCTGCTCTTGGGTAGAGATGAGTGGTTGGGCCG GTCTGTGACCCATATACCTCAAAGTGCCATGCTAACCGTCAACACAAACACCAGCGTGAGCATCAAGTCGGAACCCATCTCGCCCGGCCGGGATCGCAGCACCCCTTGCCCTCCTCCATCTTCCACCACGCCGTCCTCGACCTCAGGGGGAGCCATCCTGACCGCACCGCCACAGTACCCCGGCTCCCTGCTGTGCCTGGAGCCCCCGACTGGCCGCTCGCCTGCAGACAGCGTCAGCAGCAACGCCAGCTCCTTTGAAGGCAGCGATCGTGATGACACTGGTGCAGCTGGTGGAGGAGGTGCAGGTGGAGTGGGCAGCGGTGGTGGCAGCGCAGCTGGTGCTACAGGAAGCGCCAGTGCCGGCAGCCGCCCTGACTTCAGCCCCTCGGCCGAGCATCTCAGGGCGTCGAACGAACCAGAGCAGGAGGGAGGAAACATCAAGCGCATGAGATTGGATGCCTGGGTCACATAG
- the LOC116047352 gene encoding myocyte-specific enhancer factor 2D homolog isoform X6, whose amino-acid sequence MPFLFFFLCLVSLFTTFSQVTFTKRKFGLMKKAYELSVLCDCEIALIIFNHANKLFQYASTDMDKVLLKYTEYNEPHESRTNADIIETLRKKGFNGCDSPEPDGEDSIDQSPLNDDKYRKTTEDLDVLFKRYGQSTAPPQTFSMPVTVQASNQSTLQFSNPGNALVTTSYVTSSSLTDTHLLSPQQPALQRNTLSPGLPQRPASAGALLGGELNNSNGGCPSPVPNGYTSARASPGLLTVSNGNSLGKVVPAKSPPPPPSPQMVNSRKPDLRVITSQGGKSLMQMTEDELELVNENAQRLAAGTQVAQSLTTPVVSVATPSLLAQGLPFSAMPTAYNTEYQLTSADITALHALASPGGLLPTSVSTWQQQQAVSQQQQQQAQQQQQQQQQQQQQQQQQQHQQQQQLSLASLSNLVSVTHIPQSAMLTVNTNTSVSIKSEPISPGRDRSTPCPPPSSTTPSSTSGGAILTAPPQYPGSLLCLEPPTGRSPADSVSSNASSFEGSDRDDTGAAGGGGAGGVGSGGGSAAGATGSASAGSRPDFSPSAEHLRASNEPEQEGGNIKRMRLDAWVT is encoded by the exons atgccttttttgtttttttttctctgcctcGTTTCCCTCTTCACAACTTTCTCTCAGGTGACATTCACAAAGCGAAAGTTTGGCTTGATGAAGAAAGCCTACGAGCTGAGTGTATTGTGTGACTGCGAGATCGCTCTGATCATCTTCAACCACGCGAACAAGCTATTCCAGTATGCCAGTACTGACATGGACAAGGTCTTGCTCAAATACACAGAGTACAACGAGCCTCACGAGAGCCGAACCAATGCAGACATTATTGAG ACTTTGAGAAAGAAAGGCTTCAACGGTTGTGACAGTCCAGAGCCGGATGGTGAAGACTCTATCGACCAAAGTCCCCTTAATGATGACAAATACCGTAAGACCACAGAGGACCTAGATGTTCTCTTCAAACGCTACGGA cagtcGACAGCTCCGCCCCAGACGTTCTCCATGCCAGTCACAGTCCAGGCGTCTAATCAAAGCACACTGCAGTTCAGTAACCCTGGCAACGCACTGGTAACTACCTCCTATGTAACATCATCATCGCTCACGGATACCCACCTCCTGTCGCCACAGCAACCGGCTCTTCAGAGAAATACGCTGTCTCCTGGATTGCCACAGCGACCAGCCAGTGCAG GAGCTCTTCTTGGAGGCGAGCTGAATAATTCAAATGGAGGATGCCCAAGTCCAGTCC CTAATGGATACACCAGTGCCAGGGCCTCCCCAGGCCTACTCACCGTTTCCAACGGCAACAGTCTAGGGAAAGTAGTTCCGGCCAAGTCTCCACCCCCACCTCCAAGCCCCCAGATGGTCAACAGCCGCAAGCCAGACCTCCGAGTCATCACCTCACAGGGCGGAAAAAGCCTCATGCAGATG ACAGAGGATGAGCTGGAATTGGTAAACGAG AACGCCCAGCGGCTGGCAGCAGGAACCCAGGTGGCACAAAGCCTGACCACACCGGTGGTCTCTGTGGCCACGCCGAGCCTCCTGGCACAGGGGCTGCCCTTCTCCGCCATGCCCACTGCGTACAACACAG AGTACCAGCTGACCAGTGCAGACATCACTGCTTTACACGCTCTGGCATCACCTGGCGGCTTGTTGCCAACCAGTGTGTCCACATGGCAACAGCAGCAGGCtgtttcccagcagcagcaacaacaggcacagcagcagcagcagcaacaacaacaacaacaacaacaacaacagcagcagcagcaccaacaacaacaacaacttagTCTTGCATCGCTTAGCAACTTGGT GTCTGTGACCCATATACCTCAAAGTGCCATGCTAACCGTCAACACAAACACCAGCGTGAGCATCAAGTCGGAACCCATCTCGCCCGGCCGGGATCGCAGCACCCCTTGCCCTCCTCCATCTTCCACCACGCCGTCCTCGACCTCAGGGGGAGCCATCCTGACCGCACCGCCACAGTACCCCGGCTCCCTGCTGTGCCTGGAGCCCCCGACTGGCCGCTCGCCTGCAGACAGCGTCAGCAGCAACGCCAGCTCCTTTGAAGGCAGCGATCGTGATGACACTGGTGCAGCTGGTGGAGGAGGTGCAGGTGGAGTGGGCAGCGGTGGTGGCAGCGCAGCTGGTGCTACAGGAAGCGCCAGTGCCGGCAGCCGCCCTGACTTCAGCCCCTCGGCCGAGCATCTCAGGGCGTCGAACGAACCAGAGCAGGAGGGAGGAAACATCAAGCGCATGAGATTGGATGCCTGGGTCACATAG
- the LOC116047352 gene encoding myocyte-specific enhancer factor 2D homolog isoform X4, producing MPFLFFFLCLVSLFTTFSQVTFTKRKFGLMKKAYELSVLCDCEIALIIFNHANKLFQYASTDMDKVLLKYTEYNEPHESRTNADIIETLRKKGFNGCDSPEPDGEDSIDQSPLNDDKYRKTTEDLDVLFKRYGQSTAPPQTFSMPVTVQASNQSTLQFSNPGNALVTTSYVTSSSLTDTHLLSPQQPALQRNTLSPGLPQRPASAGALLGGELNNSNGGCPSPVPNGYTSARASPGLLTVSNGNSLGKVVPAKSPPPPPSPQMVNSRKPDLRVITSQGGKSLMQMTEDELELVNENAQRLAAGTQVAQSLTTPVVSVATPSLLAQGLPFSAMPTAYNTEYQLTSADITALHALASPGGLLPTSVSTWQQQQAVSQQQQQQAQQQQQQQQQQQQQQQQQQHQQQQQLSLASLSNLVMWGLDKQSSELSSQVSSLAANLRSVTHIPQSAMLTVNTNTSVSIKSEPISPGRDRSTPCPPPSSTTPSSTSGGAILTAPPQYPGSLLCLEPPTGRSPADSVSSNASSFEGSDRDDTGAAGGGGAGGVGSGGGSAAGATGSASAGSRPDFSPSAEHLRASNEPEQEGGNIKRMRLDAWVT from the exons atgccttttttgtttttttttctctgcctcGTTTCCCTCTTCACAACTTTCTCTCAGGTGACATTCACAAAGCGAAAGTTTGGCTTGATGAAGAAAGCCTACGAGCTGAGTGTATTGTGTGACTGCGAGATCGCTCTGATCATCTTCAACCACGCGAACAAGCTATTCCAGTATGCCAGTACTGACATGGACAAGGTCTTGCTCAAATACACAGAGTACAACGAGCCTCACGAGAGCCGAACCAATGCAGACATTATTGAG ACTTTGAGAAAGAAAGGCTTCAACGGTTGTGACAGTCCAGAGCCGGATGGTGAAGACTCTATCGACCAAAGTCCCCTTAATGATGACAAATACCGTAAGACCACAGAGGACCTAGATGTTCTCTTCAAACGCTACGGA cagtcGACAGCTCCGCCCCAGACGTTCTCCATGCCAGTCACAGTCCAGGCGTCTAATCAAAGCACACTGCAGTTCAGTAACCCTGGCAACGCACTGGTAACTACCTCCTATGTAACATCATCATCGCTCACGGATACCCACCTCCTGTCGCCACAGCAACCGGCTCTTCAGAGAAATACGCTGTCTCCTGGATTGCCACAGCGACCAGCCAGTGCAG GAGCTCTTCTTGGAGGCGAGCTGAATAATTCAAATGGAGGATGCCCAAGTCCAGTCC CTAATGGATACACCAGTGCCAGGGCCTCCCCAGGCCTACTCACCGTTTCCAACGGCAACAGTCTAGGGAAAGTAGTTCCGGCCAAGTCTCCACCCCCACCTCCAAGCCCCCAGATGGTCAACAGCCGCAAGCCAGACCTCCGAGTCATCACCTCACAGGGCGGAAAAAGCCTCATGCAGATG ACAGAGGATGAGCTGGAATTGGTAAACGAG AACGCCCAGCGGCTGGCAGCAGGAACCCAGGTGGCACAAAGCCTGACCACACCGGTGGTCTCTGTGGCCACGCCGAGCCTCCTGGCACAGGGGCTGCCCTTCTCCGCCATGCCCACTGCGTACAACACAG AGTACCAGCTGACCAGTGCAGACATCACTGCTTTACACGCTCTGGCATCACCTGGCGGCTTGTTGCCAACCAGTGTGTCCACATGGCAACAGCAGCAGGCtgtttcccagcagcagcaacaacaggcacagcagcagcagcagcaacaacaacaacaacaacaacaacaacagcagcagcagcaccaacaacaacaacaacttagTCTTGCATCGCTTAGCAACTTGGT CATGTGGGGCCTGGACAAACAGAGCAGTGAGCTGTCTAGCCAGGTGTCCAGTCTGGCTGCCAATCTGAG GTCTGTGACCCATATACCTCAAAGTGCCATGCTAACCGTCAACACAAACACCAGCGTGAGCATCAAGTCGGAACCCATCTCGCCCGGCCGGGATCGCAGCACCCCTTGCCCTCCTCCATCTTCCACCACGCCGTCCTCGACCTCAGGGGGAGCCATCCTGACCGCACCGCCACAGTACCCCGGCTCCCTGCTGTGCCTGGAGCCCCCGACTGGCCGCTCGCCTGCAGACAGCGTCAGCAGCAACGCCAGCTCCTTTGAAGGCAGCGATCGTGATGACACTGGTGCAGCTGGTGGAGGAGGTGCAGGTGGAGTGGGCAGCGGTGGTGGCAGCGCAGCTGGTGCTACAGGAAGCGCCAGTGCCGGCAGCCGCCCTGACTTCAGCCCCTCGGCCGAGCATCTCAGGGCGTCGAACGAACCAGAGCAGGAGGGAGGAAACATCAAGCGCATGAGATTGGATGCCTGGGTCACATAG